The genome window TCTTGACTGGAAGCATCGTTGGGGAACAAACGACCTGTCAGCCACGGTCCTTGCCGAATATCAGAAGAAGAAGTTAGCTGCCTTCTGGACTCAGGTTAAGGGACTTAGCAACAATAACTTTGGATATAACAACCTTGGCACAGCTTCCGACCGACCATACGGAGGAACTGGTAGCAGCTATGCCGACCCAAGTCTTGCTTCTTTCATGGGGACCGTTACCTATACACTGCTCGACCGATACACGCTTAACCTGACAACACGTGCAGACGGTTCGTCAATGGTTGGCAAAGACCACACCTGGGGATTCTTCCCTTCAATCTCAGCAACATGGAATATGAAGAAAGAGAACTTCCTTCGCAATTATGACCCCATCAGTCTGATGAACATAAGAACGGGTTATGGACGCTCAGGAAACCTCGGTGGCATCAGTTCCTATTTGACCTTAAAGCAGTTTGTTCCTGTTGGTTTGATTTCACACAACGGCACGCCGACAGTTACAATGGGTACCTTGCGCAACAGTAATCCTGATTTACGCTGGGAGGTGCGCAGCACCTTTAATATTGGTACAGACCTCGGACTGTTCAATAATCGTCTGCTTCTTACGGCAGAGTACTACTATTCCAAGACTACCGATATGCTCTACGAATACGATGTGCCTGTTCCACCTTTCGCCTTCGACAAGCTATTGGCAAATATCGGTTCTATGTCCAACAGCGGTTTTGAGTTGGGTGTCGGCGTCGTTCCCATCTCAAAGAAAGACATGGAGCTAAACATCAATATCAACATGGCGTGGCAGAAGAACAAACTCCTTTCCCTCAACGGCAAGCACAACGGCAGGGAAATGACTGCTCCCGACATAACATCAATCGGAGGAATGAACGGTGCTGGCTTCCACGGCGGCTACAACAACATCCTTTATCAGATCGTAGGACAGCCTTTGGGCGTTTTCTATCTTCCTCACTGCAAAGGTATCGTTGACAACGGATATGGACATAACAAATACGACATTGCCGACTTGAACAATGACGGTATAATAGATCTCAGCGACCATGGTGACCGCTACATTGCAGGACAGGCTACACCAAAGATGACATTGGGGTCAAACATCAGTTTCAGATACAAGGACTTCGACCTTTCCTTGCAGATGAACGGTGCTTTCGGACATAAGATATTCAACGGAACAGCACTGTCTTATCTGAATATGTCGAACTTCCCAGACTATAACGTACTCGCAGAAGCTCCCGAACGGAACATCGTTGACCAGAACGTAACTGACTATTGGCTGGAAAACGGAGACTATCTGAACCTCGATTACCTCACAATAGGTTGGAATACACCTGTCAGAAACAGGTTCATCAGTTCACTACGTGTCTCTTTCAACATCAACAACCTTGCTACCATTACAGGCTACAGCGGT of Prevotella fusca JCM 17724 contains these proteins:
- a CDS encoding SusC/RagA family TonB-linked outer membrane protein, producing MAGQNFITHSIVCCLLIVGSTDAANAQRRNKPLAAVQKQPLFHVNDTLPVVGSMAKVGEKQMNKGLVNSAINALSGQAVGVNVVTNGQDRMAMLTSVRVRGTTSLTGGNDPLVLIDGVSCDLATLSTIYPADIESFTILKNAAETSKYGSRGASGVIEVKTRRGNGSKFQIYYDGAVGFDVVYKRLRMLNAAEYISAAKALGLDYVDKGYDTDFQKEIVRTGFVNSHHVAFSGGGEKSNYRASLGYVRGQTVIKNKDYNNFMAKLDISQLAFDEKLKIDFGVFGSSQQDEKIFDIQALSYSTAAMNPTLSFHKVGSGWQRNGTASQIAPTEPLLFERNDEKNLTFNSHLQLSLQLPYDLQLSALGSYSYTSTENAKFAPTWVWAQGLAYRGERKTEEMLGNISLDWKHRWGTNDLSATVLAEYQKKKLAAFWTQVKGLSNNNFGYNNLGTASDRPYGGTGSSYADPSLASFMGTVTYTLLDRYTLNLTTRADGSSMVGKDHTWGFFPSISATWNMKKENFLRNYDPISLMNIRTGYGRSGNLGGISSYLTLKQFVPVGLISHNGTPTVTMGTLRNSNPDLRWEVRSTFNIGTDLGLFNNRLLLTAEYYYSKTTDMLYEYDVPVPPFAFDKLLANIGSMSNSGFELGVGVVPISKKDMELNININMAWQKNKLLSLNGKHNGREMTAPDITSIGGMNGAGFHGGYNNILYQIVGQPLGVFYLPHCKGIVDNGYGHNKYDIADLNNDGIIDLSDHGDRYIAGQATPKMTLGSNISFRYKDFDLSLQMNGAFGHKIFNGTALSYLNMSNFPDYNVLAEAPERNIVDQNVTDYWLENGDYLNLDYLTIGWNTPVRNRFISSLRVSFNINNLATITGYSGLTPIINSYVVDNTLGIDDKRTYPPYRTYSIGVSIKF